One window of the Procambarus clarkii isolate CNS0578487 chromosome 27, FALCON_Pclarkii_2.0, whole genome shotgun sequence genome contains the following:
- the LOC123762793 gene encoding spermatogenesis-associated protein 31H1-like, producing MVIHDITSQVVSVLAIVNDMFLHFNYSGYRSDHQRSERSDHQLSDRSDRQPSERSDHQLSDRSDRQPSDRSDRQPSDRSDRQPSERSDRQPSDRSDRQPSERSDRQPSDRSDRQPSERSDHQPSDRSDHQPSERSDHQPSDRSDCQPSDRSDCQPSDRSDCQPSDRSDCQPSDRSDCQPSDRSDCQPSDRSDCQPSDRSDCQPSDRSDCQSSDRSDCQPSDQSNCQPVGLQRTGSRVLEPQGPLPGRFKVTSKRKYFTAKETLNDIKNE from the exons ATGGTCATTCATGACATTACATCACAAGTTGTGAGCGTTCTGGCCATTGTCAATGACATGTTCCTCCACTTTAATTACTCTGGTT ACCGATCAGACCATCAACGAAGTGAGCGCTCAGACCATCAACTAAGTGACCGATCAGACCGTCAACCAAGTGAGCGCTCAGACCATCAACTAAGTGACCGATCAGACCGTCAACCAAGTGACCGATCAGACCGTCAACCAAGTGACCGATCAGACCGTCAACCAAGTGAGCGATCAGACCGTCAACCAAGTGACCGATCAGACCGTCAACCAAGTGAGCGATCAGACCGTCAACCAAGTGACCGATCAGACCGTCAACCAAGTGAGCGATCAGACCATCAACCAAGTGACCGATCAGACCATCAACCAAGTGAGCGATCAGACCATCAACCAAGTGACCGATCAGATTGTCAACCCAGCGACCGATCAGATTGTCAACCCAGCGACCGATCAGATTGTCAACCAAGCGACCGATCAGATTGTCAACCCAGCGACCGATCAGACTGTCAACCCAGCGACCGATCAGATTGTCAACCCAGCGACCGATCAGATTGTCAACCCAGCGACCGATCAGACTGTCAACCCAGCGACCGATCAGATTGTCAATCCAGCGACCGATCAGACTGTCAACCCAGCGACCAATCAAACTGTCAACCCGTCGGTCTTCAGAGGACGGGATCACGGGTGCTGGAGCCCCAGGGACCACTACCCGGGAGATTCAAGGTCACCTCAAAGAGAAAATATTTCACTGCGAAAGAGACGTTGAATGACATCAAGAATGAATGA
- the LOC138369162 gene encoding collagen alpha-1(IV) chain-like: MDTKPGVDTKPGVDTKPGVDTKPGVDTKPGVDTKPSVDTKPGVDTKLGVDTKPGVDTKPGVDTKPGVDTKPEVDTKPGVDTKLGVDTKPGVDTKPGVDTKPGVDTKPGVDTKPGVDTKPSVDTKPGVDTKLGVDTKPGVDTKLGVDTKPGVDTKPEVDTKPGVDTKPGVDTKPGVDTKPGVDTKPGVDTKPGVDTKPGVDTKPGVDTKPGVDTKPGVDTKPGVDTKPGVDTKPGVDTKPGVDTKPGVASLSGAHTQKTAMYVSHYVLEY; this comes from the coding sequence ATGGATACTAAGCCCGGTGTGGATACTAAGCCCGGTGTGGATACTAAGCCCGGCGTGGATACTAAGCCCGGTGTGGATACTAAGCCCGGCGTGGATACTAAGCCCAGTGTGGATACTAAGCCTGGCGTGGATACTAAGCTCGGTGTGGATACTAAGCCCGGTGTGGATACTAAGCCCGGCGTGGATACTAAGCCCGGAGTGGATACTAAGCCCGAAGTGGATACTAAGCCCGGCGTAGATACTAAGCTCGGTGTGGATACTAAGCCCGGTGTGGATACTAAGCCCGGTGTGGATACTAAGCCCGGCGTGGATACTAAGCCCGGTGTGGATACTAAGCCCGGCGTGGATACTAAGCCCAGTGTGGATACTAAGCCTGGCGTAGATACTAAGCTCGGTGTGGATACTAAGCCCGGTGTGGATACTAAGCTCGGTGTGGATACTAAGCCCGGAGTGGATACTAAGCCCGAAGTGGATACTAAGCCCGGCGTGGATACTAAGCCCGGTGTGGATACTAAGCCCGGTGTGGATACTAAGCCCGGTGTGGATACTAAGCCCGGCGTGGATACTAAGCCCGGCGTGGATACTAAGCCCGGTGTGGATACTAAGCCCGGTGTGGATACTAAGCCCGGTGTGGATACTAAGCCCGGTGTGGATACTAAGCCCGGTGTGGATACTAAGCCCGGCGTGGATACTAAGCCCGGTGTGGATACTAAGCCCGGTGTGGATACTAAGCCCGGCGTAGCCTCACTATCAGGAGCTCACACACAGAAAACGGCAATGTATGTAAGCCATTATGTCTTAGAGTATTAA
- the LOC138369163 gene encoding uncharacterized protein, which yields MTWTSAALGAQTQLITGTEIQLITGTETQLITGTEIHLITSTEIQLITSTETQLITGTETQLITGTEIHLITGTEIQLITGTEIHLITGTEIQLITGTEIQLITGTEIQLITGTDTQLITATEIQLITGTEIQIITGTDTQLITATEIQLITGSEIQLITGTDTQLITGTEIQLITATEIQLITGTEIQLITGTDTQLITATEIQLITGTEIQIITGTDTQLITATEIQLITGTEIQLITGTDTQLITGTEIQLITATEIQLITGTEIQLITGTET from the coding sequence ATGACATGGACCTCAGCTGCCCTTGGAGCACAAACACAGCTCATCACTGGCACAGAGATACAGCTCATCACTGGCACAGAGACACAGCTCATCACTGGCACAGAGATACACCTCATCACTAGCACAGAGATACAGCTCAtcactagcacagagacacagctCATCACTGGCACAGAGACACAGCTCATCACTGGCACAGAGATACACCTCATCACTGGCACAGAGATACAGCTCATCACTGGCACAGAGATACACCTCATCACTGGCACAGAGATACAGCTCATCACTGGCACAGAGATACAGCTCATCACTGGCACAGAGATACAGCTCATCACTGGCACAGACACACAGCTCATCACTGCCACAGAGATACAGCTCATCACTGGCACAGAGATACAGATCATCACTGGCACAGACACACAGCTCATCACTGCCACAGAGATACAGCTCATCACTGGCTCAGAGATACAGCTCATCACTGGCACAGACACACAGCTCATCACTGGCACAGAGATACAGCTCATCACTGCCACAGAGATACAGCTCATCACTGGCACAGAGATACAGCTCATCACTGGCACAGACACACAGCTCATCACTGCCACAGAGATACAGCTCATCACTGGCACAGAGATACAGATCATCACTGGCACAGACACACAGCTCATCACTGCCACAGAGATACAGCTCATCACTGGCACAGAGATACAGCTCATCACTGGCACAGACACACAGCTCATCACTGGCACAGAGATACAGCTCATCACTGCCACAGAGATACAGCTCATCACTGGCACAGAGATACAGCTCATCACTGGCACAGAGACATAG